From Strigops habroptila isolate Jane chromosome 1, bStrHab1.2.pri, whole genome shotgun sequence, a single genomic window includes:
- the JCAD gene encoding junctional protein associated with coronary artery disease isoform X3, with product MKGLAAAPGAPRHPKESQLKVGTGAGYSRRSGLQESCEVPSDCRWQSMGMESWNQPKKVGRQMSEGDREKLLQELYSLTLGDNVLSTHNKGKSQSLPRVLSPESMRCVEMPSLTNSNNSLSVTKTPSYPPNRLSVEPAKHHETGGHLLPLVKPKYGRPLKPPSYELQRQARAPADTVGFQDHYQKDEPISYLAKVNEPRQEACIQDSGLEPPVYVPPPSYKSPPHQNVTPHPLSEVPNKDTYASSNQQGPTERVVPCQRPAVNTFEAGGDPYKDKHLPHGKQSHARRPADYLRSVQYIPFDDPRIRHIKIAPPEGLRDNTKYTENARSPSSGALQERDLEVQYNSAFLDASNLSNSAKGERTSASSTHSNRWLAPSIRDQENCALLDQRDSCSTTNHSPRNEASAEYTKGKLSVRNSHMDSTCETVTKVKKFEPGTGMQSKKSSKKKMNETIFCLVSIPVKSESNLPDTDRNNNITQTPDKNGFDNNGALQEQSLLSMSSTDLELQALTGSMTNKNELQKQELWRPEEFKQMNDLRFIPPAKHRELKYSGSWPGDQYKDQQTQTSFTEEPKSPEFFHGTKPGQPNSNKPLSPKLLGCTASAIGSNQTGLPSDERSCRQSTYGLKGQMYLSQSSNSAFSRTATSVLQAPSPKADRSQPMSAHEREIGLPSKGDVIKGEPGAPCNSKELFGQFLLKPVSRRPWDAISELESFNKELQEQEESTSSEEDLESAAASLQAGAFTQRRASRNEKVNQEPKHSGKSEMVVPERPVFKSGRVKSKSESWSVGTEHGGEPGSIGSQGSLQPGGSSEGVRPADGSGNITEMRMGEAKSRISKQLVHVDPLQRVLSSSPSSSCHSNPFNNPVLQAMSEDQNYLDFVKLSKGATPTNDTVVERSSVVYSSLTKRNHGRSEPDLRSVGLDVAPGPGADNSDHSSNANAVEIPVNESLQARAARILGIDIAVESLLPDDLLGPHPSSSPANGAQDIGPSVGSTVSDKERKKEGSYEGRRKCGWTESALFVRAGGRSLYPAECQTAHQEASPKPQVTEQALEQPASPSQTEDQNLVCKSTVYQHSEKRVRSTSKVIETLQGKLTSPPSRTAMDRLVRMKEVDSVSRMRRLSIKSADSGEEVDEEKLSRVQEERGSKLASSGAVSKRVISLSENGYLGGVDRKKNDRDFSLDAYDPTKVEKV from the exons ATGAAAggcctggctgcagccccaggggcACCCCGGCACCCCAAGGAGAGTCAGCTGAAGGTGGGCACGGGCGCAGGGTACAGCAGAAGAAGCGGCTTGCAGGAGAGCTGTGAAGTGCCCAGTGACTGCAGATGGCAAAGTATGGGAATGGAAAGCTGGAACCAGCCAAAAAAGGTCGGGAGGCAAATGTCTGAGGGTGACAGGGAGAAGCTGCTTCAAGAGCTATATTCACTGACTCTGGGAGACAACGTACTGAGCACCCACAACAAGGGGAAATCACAATCACTGCCGAGGGTCCTTTCACCCGAGAGCATGAGGTGCGTGGAAATGCCCTCCCTGACCAACAGTAACAACTCGCTCAGCGTAACTAAAACCCCCTCCTATCCCCCAAACAGACTGAGTGTGGAACCAGCCAAGCACCACGAAACAGGAGGCCATCTCCTTCCCCTGGTGAAACCCAAGTATGGGAGACCTCTCAAGCCTCCCTCCTACGAACTGCAGCGGCAGGCCAGGGCACCTGCGGATACTGTGGGTTTCCAGGACCACTACCAGAAAGATGAACCCATCTCCTACTTAGCCAAAGTTAATGAGCCAAGGCAAGAGGCTTGCATTCAAGACTCTGGTTTGGAGCCCCCGGTCTACGTACCTCCTCCTTCTTACAAATCCCCACCTCACCAAAACGTGACCCCTCATCCTCTCAGTGAAGTGCCTAACAAAGACACATATGCCAGCAGCAATCAGCAGGGTCCTACAGAGCGGGTTGTCCCCTGCCAACGACCAGCCGTGAATACTTTTGAAGCGGGGGGTGACCCTTACAAAGACAAACATCTTCCTCATGGGAAGCAAAGCCATGCAAGGCGCCCTGCTGACTACCTGCGTTCTGTTCAGTATATCCCCTTTGATGATCCTCGGATACGACATATTAAAATTGCACCACCAGAAGGTCTTCGGGACAACactaaatacactgaaaatgcACGTAGTCCTAGTTCTGGTGCTTTGCAAGAGAGAGATCTTGAAGTACAGTACAACAGTGCCTTTCTGGATGCATCAAACTTGTCCAATTCTGCTAAGGGCGAAAGAACTTCCGCCAGCTCCACACATAGCAACAGATGGTTGGCACCATCCATCCGAGATCAGGAAAACTGTGCCTTGCTGGACCAAAGAGACAGTTGTAGCACAACTAATCACAGCCCCCGTAATGAAGCCAGTGCGGAGTACACAAAAGGCAAACTTTCTGTAAGAAATTCACATATGGACAGCACCTGTGAGACTGTTACAAAAGTGAAAAAGTTTGAACCTGGAACTGGGATGCAGAGCAAAAAgagttcaaagaaaaaaatgaatgaaactaTATTTTGTTTGGTCTCTATCCCAGTTAAATCAGAATCCAATCTGCCAGATACAGATAGGAACAACAACATAACCCAGACCCCTGATAAGAATGGGTTTGATAACAATGGGGCTTTGCAAGAACAAAGTCTCTTAAGTATGTCTTCAACGGACTTGGAGTTACAAGCGCTTACAGGAAGCATGACCAATAAAAATGAGTTACAAAAACAAGAGCTGTGGAGACCAGAAGAGTTCAAACAAATGAATGACCTCAGATTTATTCCGcctgcaaaacacagagagCTCAAATACTCTGGCTCCTGGCCAGGCGATCAGTACAAAGACCAGCAGACACAGACCAGTTTCACAGAAGAACCTAAAAGCCCAGAATTTTTCCATGGTACAAAGCCTGGGCAGCCCAATAGTAACAAACCGCTGTCTCCAAAGCTCCTAGGATGTACAGCATCCGCGATAGGGTCAAACCAGACAGGGTTACCTTCTGACGAGagaagctgcaggcagagcactTACGGTCTGAAGGGTCAGATGTACCTCAGCCAGTCTAGCAACAGTGCATTTTCCAGGACTGCCACCTCGGTCCTTCAGGCCCCCTCCCCAAAAGCCGACCGGAGCCAGCCCATGTCTGCCCATGAGAGGGAAATTGGCCTTCCTTCCAAGGGAGATGTAATTAAGGGAGAACCAGGTGCTCCCTGCAACAGTAAAGAGCTGTTTGGGCAGTTCCTGTTGAAGCCTGTAAGTCGCCGTCCCTGGGATGCAATAAGTGAGCTAGAAAGTTTTAACAAGGAGCtgcaagagcaggaggagagcacAAGCAGTGAAGAAGATTTGGAAAGTGCTGCGGCTTCCCTGCAGGCAGGTGCCTTTACTCAGAGGAGGGCGTCCAGAAATGAGAAGGTGAACCAGGAGCCAAAACACAGTGGGAAATCAGAAATGGTTGTGCCAGAAAGGCCTGTATTTAAGTCAGGAAGAGTTAAAAGTAAGTCTGAAAGTTGGAGTGTGGGGACAGAGCATGGTGGTGAGCCAGGCAGCATTGGCTCTCAAGGCTCTttgcagccaggagggagcagtgaAGGAGTCAGACCAGCAGATGGAAGTGGTAACATAACAGAAATGAGGATGGGGGAAGCCAAGAGCAGAATAAGCAAGCAGCTAGTTCATGTGGACCCTCTCCAGAGAGTTCTGTCCAGTAGCCCAAGCAGTTCGTGTCACAGTAATCCTTTCAATAACCCTGTCTTGCAGGCTATGAGTGAAGACCAAAATTACCTGGACTTTGTTAAGCTGAGCAAAGGTGCAACTCCCACAAATGATACAGTAGTAGAGAGAAGCTCGGTAGTATACTCATCACTAACAAAGAGGAACCATGGGCGCTCAGAGCCAGATTTGAGGTCAGTGGGACTTGATGTAGCCCCAGGACCCGGTGCTGACAATTCTGATCACTcttcaaatgcaaatgcagtGGAAATCCCTGTGAATGAGTCATTGCAGGCAAGAGCTGCAAGAATTTTAGGTATAGATATAGCAGTGGAGTCTCTCCTTCCGGATGACCTCCTTGGGCCCCATCCCAGCAGTAGCCCTGCAAATGGTGCCCAGGACATTGGGCCGTCAGTGGGGAGCACAGTAagtgacaaagaaagaaaaaaagagggttCTTATGAAGGCAGACGTAAGTGTGGCTGGACAGAGAGTGCTCTCTTTGTCAGAGCAGGAGGCCGATCTTTATACCCTGCTGAATGCCAGACCGCTCACCAGGAAGCCAGTCCTAAACCGCAGGTAACAGAACAAGCTCTTGAACAACCTGCGAGTCCCAGCCAAACTGAGGACCAAAACTTGGTTTGCAAGTCAACTGTGTATCAGCATTCAGAAAAGAGAGTGAGAAGCACTTCAAAAGTGATAGAGACACTCCAAGGCAAGCTCACTTCTCCACCTAGCCGGACTGCCATGGATCGCTTAGTGCGAATGAAAGAAGTTGACTCTGTGTCCCGGATGAGACGTCTGAGCATTAAGAGTGCAGACTCAGGAGAGGAGGTGGATGAGGAGAAGCTGTCAAGGGtacaagaggaaagaggaagcaaaCTGGCAAGCTCAGGGGCTGTTTCCAAGCGTGTTATCTCTCTCAGTGAAAACGGATATTTAGGTGGAGTGGACAGGAAGAAGAACGACAGAGACTTTTCTTTAG atgcatATGACCCCACCAAAGTTGAAAAGGTGTGA
- the JCAD gene encoding junctional protein associated with coronary artery disease isoform X2, translating to MFSVEDLLISHGYKLSKNPPVSCENRCDGYQQEIAGNRSAQRTLNGFEAESRAGAYSKKPLVKTNSSGTESSHGSHGRQAGPGYHHDLQGLSTFHTSEGGVYDRPQLARSSQPKTDKDLAYWRRRGQDFSVLLGYSQKAGVEMKGLAAAPGAPRHPKESQLKVGTGAGYSRRSGLQESCEVPSDCRWQSMGMESWNQPKKVGRQMSEGDREKLLQELYSLTLGDNVLSTHNKGKSQSLPRVLSPESMRCVEMPSLTNSNNSLSVTKTPSYPPNRLSVEPAKHHETGGHLLPLVKPKYGRPLKPPSYELQRQARAPADTVGFQDHYQKDEPISYLAKVNEPRQEACIQDSGLEPPVYVPPPSYKSPPHQNVTPHPLSEVPNKDTYASSNQQGPTERVVPCQRPAVNTFEAGGDPYKDKHLPHGKQSHARRPADYLRSVQYIPFDDPRIRHIKIAPPEGLRDNTKYTENARSPSSGALQERDLEVQYNSAFLDASNLSNSAKGERTSASSTHSNRWLAPSIRDQENCALLDQRDSCSTTNHSPRNEASAEYTKGKLSVRNSHMDSTCETVTKVKKFEPGTGMQSKKSSKKKMNETIFCLVSIPVKSESNLPDTDRNNNITQTPDKNGFDNNGALQEQSLLSMSSTDLELQALTGSMTNKNELQKQELWRPEEFKQMNDLRFIPPAKHRELKYSGSWPGDQYKDQQTQTSFTEEPKSPEFFHGTKPGQPNSNKPLSPKLLGCTASAIGSNQTGLPSDERSCRQSTYGLKGQMYLSQSSNSAFSRTATSVLQAPSPKADRSQPMSAHEREIGLPSKGDVIKGEPGAPCNSKELFGQFLLKPVSRRPWDAISELESFNKELQEQEESTSSEEDLESAAASLQAGAFTQRRASRNEKVNQEPKHSGKSEMVVPERPVFKSGRVKSKSESWSVGTEHGGEPGSIGSQGSLQPGGSSEGVRPADGSGNITEMRMGEAKSRISKQLVHVDPLQRVLSSSPSSSCHSNPFNNPVLQAMSEDQNYLDFVKLSKGATPTNDTVVERSSVVYSSLTKRNHGRSEPDLRSVGLDVAPGPGADNSDHSSNANAVEIPVNESLQARAARILGIDIAVESLLPDDLLGPHPSSSPANGAQDIGPSVGSTVSDKERKKEGSYEGRRKCGWTESALFVRAGGRSLYPAECQTAHQEASPKPQVTEQALEQPASPSQTEDQNLVCKSTVYQHSEKRVRSTSKVIETLQGKLTSPPSRTAMDRLVRMKEVDSVSRMRRLSIKSADSGEEVDEEKLSRVQEERGSKLASSGAVSKRVISLSENGYLGGVDRKKNDRDFSLDAYDPTKVEKV from the exons ATGTTCAGTGTCGAGGACCTCCTGATTTCTCATGGATACAAGTTGTCAAAAAATCCCCCTGTTTCATGTGAGAACAGGTGTGATGGATACCAGCAGGAAATCGCGGGGAACAGATCTGCTCAGAGAACGCTGAACGGGTTTGAGGCAGAATCGAGAGCTGGGGCTTACAGCAAGAAACCTCTGGTGAAAACCAACTCGAGCGGCACTGAAAGCAGCCATGGGAGCCATGGGAGGCAAGCAGGTCCTGGTTACCACCATGACCTTCAGGGTTTGTCCACTTTTCATACTTCAGAAGGGGG GGTTTATGACAGGCCTCAATTAGCACGGTCTTCCCAGCCCAAGACTGATAAAGATCTCGCCTACTGGAGAAGACGAGGACAGGACTTCAGTGTGCTCCTGGGCTATTCCCAGAAAGCCGGTGTGGAAATGAAAggcctggctgcagccccaggggcACCCCGGCACCCCAAGGAGAGTCAGCTGAAGGTGGGCACGGGCGCAGGGTACAGCAGAAGAAGCGGCTTGCAGGAGAGCTGTGAAGTGCCCAGTGACTGCAGATGGCAAAGTATGGGAATGGAAAGCTGGAACCAGCCAAAAAAGGTCGGGAGGCAAATGTCTGAGGGTGACAGGGAGAAGCTGCTTCAAGAGCTATATTCACTGACTCTGGGAGACAACGTACTGAGCACCCACAACAAGGGGAAATCACAATCACTGCCGAGGGTCCTTTCACCCGAGAGCATGAGGTGCGTGGAAATGCCCTCCCTGACCAACAGTAACAACTCGCTCAGCGTAACTAAAACCCCCTCCTATCCCCCAAACAGACTGAGTGTGGAACCAGCCAAGCACCACGAAACAGGAGGCCATCTCCTTCCCCTGGTGAAACCCAAGTATGGGAGACCTCTCAAGCCTCCCTCCTACGAACTGCAGCGGCAGGCCAGGGCACCTGCGGATACTGTGGGTTTCCAGGACCACTACCAGAAAGATGAACCCATCTCCTACTTAGCCAAAGTTAATGAGCCAAGGCAAGAGGCTTGCATTCAAGACTCTGGTTTGGAGCCCCCGGTCTACGTACCTCCTCCTTCTTACAAATCCCCACCTCACCAAAACGTGACCCCTCATCCTCTCAGTGAAGTGCCTAACAAAGACACATATGCCAGCAGCAATCAGCAGGGTCCTACAGAGCGGGTTGTCCCCTGCCAACGACCAGCCGTGAATACTTTTGAAGCGGGGGGTGACCCTTACAAAGACAAACATCTTCCTCATGGGAAGCAAAGCCATGCAAGGCGCCCTGCTGACTACCTGCGTTCTGTTCAGTATATCCCCTTTGATGATCCTCGGATACGACATATTAAAATTGCACCACCAGAAGGTCTTCGGGACAACactaaatacactgaaaatgcACGTAGTCCTAGTTCTGGTGCTTTGCAAGAGAGAGATCTTGAAGTACAGTACAACAGTGCCTTTCTGGATGCATCAAACTTGTCCAATTCTGCTAAGGGCGAAAGAACTTCCGCCAGCTCCACACATAGCAACAGATGGTTGGCACCATCCATCCGAGATCAGGAAAACTGTGCCTTGCTGGACCAAAGAGACAGTTGTAGCACAACTAATCACAGCCCCCGTAATGAAGCCAGTGCGGAGTACACAAAAGGCAAACTTTCTGTAAGAAATTCACATATGGACAGCACCTGTGAGACTGTTACAAAAGTGAAAAAGTTTGAACCTGGAACTGGGATGCAGAGCAAAAAgagttcaaagaaaaaaatgaatgaaactaTATTTTGTTTGGTCTCTATCCCAGTTAAATCAGAATCCAATCTGCCAGATACAGATAGGAACAACAACATAACCCAGACCCCTGATAAGAATGGGTTTGATAACAATGGGGCTTTGCAAGAACAAAGTCTCTTAAGTATGTCTTCAACGGACTTGGAGTTACAAGCGCTTACAGGAAGCATGACCAATAAAAATGAGTTACAAAAACAAGAGCTGTGGAGACCAGAAGAGTTCAAACAAATGAATGACCTCAGATTTATTCCGcctgcaaaacacagagagCTCAAATACTCTGGCTCCTGGCCAGGCGATCAGTACAAAGACCAGCAGACACAGACCAGTTTCACAGAAGAACCTAAAAGCCCAGAATTTTTCCATGGTACAAAGCCTGGGCAGCCCAATAGTAACAAACCGCTGTCTCCAAAGCTCCTAGGATGTACAGCATCCGCGATAGGGTCAAACCAGACAGGGTTACCTTCTGACGAGagaagctgcaggcagagcactTACGGTCTGAAGGGTCAGATGTACCTCAGCCAGTCTAGCAACAGTGCATTTTCCAGGACTGCCACCTCGGTCCTTCAGGCCCCCTCCCCAAAAGCCGACCGGAGCCAGCCCATGTCTGCCCATGAGAGGGAAATTGGCCTTCCTTCCAAGGGAGATGTAATTAAGGGAGAACCAGGTGCTCCCTGCAACAGTAAAGAGCTGTTTGGGCAGTTCCTGTTGAAGCCTGTAAGTCGCCGTCCCTGGGATGCAATAAGTGAGCTAGAAAGTTTTAACAAGGAGCtgcaagagcaggaggagagcacAAGCAGTGAAGAAGATTTGGAAAGTGCTGCGGCTTCCCTGCAGGCAGGTGCCTTTACTCAGAGGAGGGCGTCCAGAAATGAGAAGGTGAACCAGGAGCCAAAACACAGTGGGAAATCAGAAATGGTTGTGCCAGAAAGGCCTGTATTTAAGTCAGGAAGAGTTAAAAGTAAGTCTGAAAGTTGGAGTGTGGGGACAGAGCATGGTGGTGAGCCAGGCAGCATTGGCTCTCAAGGCTCTttgcagccaggagggagcagtgaAGGAGTCAGACCAGCAGATGGAAGTGGTAACATAACAGAAATGAGGATGGGGGAAGCCAAGAGCAGAATAAGCAAGCAGCTAGTTCATGTGGACCCTCTCCAGAGAGTTCTGTCCAGTAGCCCAAGCAGTTCGTGTCACAGTAATCCTTTCAATAACCCTGTCTTGCAGGCTATGAGTGAAGACCAAAATTACCTGGACTTTGTTAAGCTGAGCAAAGGTGCAACTCCCACAAATGATACAGTAGTAGAGAGAAGCTCGGTAGTATACTCATCACTAACAAAGAGGAACCATGGGCGCTCAGAGCCAGATTTGAGGTCAGTGGGACTTGATGTAGCCCCAGGACCCGGTGCTGACAATTCTGATCACTcttcaaatgcaaatgcagtGGAAATCCCTGTGAATGAGTCATTGCAGGCAAGAGCTGCAAGAATTTTAGGTATAGATATAGCAGTGGAGTCTCTCCTTCCGGATGACCTCCTTGGGCCCCATCCCAGCAGTAGCCCTGCAAATGGTGCCCAGGACATTGGGCCGTCAGTGGGGAGCACAGTAagtgacaaagaaagaaaaaaagagggttCTTATGAAGGCAGACGTAAGTGTGGCTGGACAGAGAGTGCTCTCTTTGTCAGAGCAGGAGGCCGATCTTTATACCCTGCTGAATGCCAGACCGCTCACCAGGAAGCCAGTCCTAAACCGCAGGTAACAGAACAAGCTCTTGAACAACCTGCGAGTCCCAGCCAAACTGAGGACCAAAACTTGGTTTGCAAGTCAACTGTGTATCAGCATTCAGAAAAGAGAGTGAGAAGCACTTCAAAAGTGATAGAGACACTCCAAGGCAAGCTCACTTCTCCACCTAGCCGGACTGCCATGGATCGCTTAGTGCGAATGAAAGAAGTTGACTCTGTGTCCCGGATGAGACGTCTGAGCATTAAGAGTGCAGACTCAGGAGAGGAGGTGGATGAGGAGAAGCTGTCAAGGGtacaagaggaaagaggaagcaaaCTGGCAAGCTCAGGGGCTGTTTCCAAGCGTGTTATCTCTCTCAGTGAAAACGGATATTTAGGTGGAGTGGACAGGAAGAAGAACGACAGAGACTTTTCTTTAG atgcatATGACCCCACCAAAGTTGAAAAGGTGTGA